One genomic segment of Coraliomargarita parva includes these proteins:
- a CDS encoding acyl-CoA desaturase, whose protein sequence is MKIRNWDTFAFVVVYHGLIIGLLPLFIAQFSWAAVLLFLITYVIGGLSITAGYHRLYAHKAYAANPVFEWCILLGSALSWEMSALMWSHDHRLHHNHVDTDKDPYSIKKGFWYAHLLWLFDYKRKYDPSLVADLLKNPRVVFQDKYYVHLVLIVNLAVFALGCLWVGPFASFYMGFLIRMAMIHHSTWFINSLCHTIGSKTYARELTAVDNAILALLTFGEGYHNYHHAFAADYRNGIRWYHFDPTKWLIWTASKFGMAKNLRVINTITLQKSLVLKDKKMIIEHLSHLGDDMDELASELKARLEDLAARFDEQSTALMLKIREMKKATAGQREKLVKEIHAMRSALKQIWNEWLEVTRMAAKEYQLAH, encoded by the coding sequence ATGAAAATCCGCAATTGGGACACCTTTGCCTTCGTCGTCGTGTATCATGGCCTGATCATCGGGCTGCTGCCGCTTTTTATCGCCCAGTTTTCCTGGGCAGCCGTCCTGCTCTTCCTGATCACCTACGTGATCGGCGGTCTCTCCATCACCGCAGGCTACCACCGCCTGTACGCACACAAGGCCTACGCCGCCAATCCCGTATTCGAATGGTGCATTCTGCTCGGCTCAGCTCTCTCCTGGGAAATGTCGGCTCTCATGTGGTCGCATGACCACCGCCTTCACCACAATCATGTGGACACGGACAAAGACCCCTACTCGATCAAGAAGGGATTCTGGTACGCGCACCTGCTCTGGCTGTTCGACTACAAGCGCAAATACGACCCGAGCCTGGTCGCCGACCTGCTGAAAAACCCGCGTGTTGTCTTTCAGGATAAATATTATGTGCATCTGGTCCTCATCGTGAACCTGGCGGTATTCGCTCTGGGCTGTCTCTGGGTCGGCCCGTTCGCCTCCTTCTACATGGGCTTTCTGATCCGCATGGCGATGATCCACCACAGCACCTGGTTCATCAACTCGCTCTGCCACACGATCGGCTCGAAAACTTATGCCCGCGAACTGACTGCCGTGGACAATGCGATACTTGCGCTGCTGACCTTCGGTGAAGGTTATCACAACTACCACCATGCCTTTGCAGCGGACTACCGCAACGGGATCCGCTGGTACCATTTCGACCCGACAAAGTGGCTGATCTGGACAGCGTCCAAGTTCGGCATGGCCAAGAATCTCCGGGTTATCAATACGATTACCCTGCAGAAATCACTCGTCCTTAAAGACAAGAAAATGATCATCGAGCACCTCAGCCATTTGGGGGATGACATGGACGAGCTGGCCTCCGAGCTGAAAGCCCGCCTCGAAGACTTGGCCGCCCGCTTTGATGAGCAGTCCACCGCACTCATGCTCAAAATCCGCGAAATGAAGAAGGCAACCGCCGGCCAGCGCGAAAAGCTGGTCAAGGAAATCCACGCCATGCGCAGTGCATTGAAGCAGATCTGGAACGAGTGGCTGGAAGTCACCCGTATGGCGGCTAAGGAATATCAATTAGCACACTAG
- a CDS encoding response regulator transcription factor → MRPKILVIEDEDTRLKVYETALHNHGYEVKCCTSGSEGYVLLTRHEDFDLVLLDTKLTDVNSLDLLRIIRRRYNRNLLPIIMLSGLNQSEAIVESLEAGANDYMTTFGNIRVLLARIRVLLRMRDSYRTEIRHQQHRVMHESLGAACHHLSQPLTLVATRIDLLVKKADREHTPDLDELKELQRWIRASTRELERLNRVTQYRTTPYFGEARILDLGKKEEEASAETA, encoded by the coding sequence ATGCGGCCCAAAATACTAGTCATTGAAGACGAAGACACCCGGCTAAAGGTGTACGAAACCGCATTGCACAACCATGGCTATGAAGTCAAATGCTGCACCTCGGGATCCGAGGGCTATGTACTCTTAACCAGGCATGAAGACTTCGATCTGGTCTTACTCGACACCAAACTCACGGATGTCAATTCGCTCGACCTCTTGCGCATTATTCGTCGCCGATACAATCGCAACCTGCTGCCGATCATCATGCTATCCGGCCTCAACCAGAGCGAAGCCATCGTCGAGAGCCTGGAAGCCGGAGCCAACGACTACATGACGACTTTCGGCAACATCCGGGTCCTGCTCGCCCGCATCCGAGTCCTTCTGCGTATGCGCGACTCCTATCGCACCGAAATCAGACATCAGCAACACCGCGTCATGCATGAATCGCTGGGCGCCGCCTGTCACCACCTCTCGCAACCTCTCACCCTCGTCGCCACACGTATTGATTTACTCGTCAAGAAAGCCGACCGAGAGCACACTCCGGACCTGGATGAGCTCAAGGAGCTACAACGTTGGATTCGTGCCAGCACGCGCGAACTAGAGCGACTCAACCGTGTGACTCAGTACCGGACGACTCCCTATTTCGGGGAAGCGCGCATCCTGGACTTGGGCAAGAAAGAAGAAGAGGCCTCTGCAGAGACCGCCTAA
- a CDS encoding alpha-amylase family glycosyl hydrolase has product MQAASRKIAHAFWESKDSGIIILSKDWRSTTSLPPLLLGPRELRFRRLERLSPERSGRYCRYFRRKNSWYFTIQSQRYPELLDRKVRVFLGGDFNGWGDAIGQSQWELLPDTDAAETTYELRVPLKLLPRAKVSQFKFVTEDGVWLDAPESAPNRVYAQDGVCNFVFNPDQSGKHIFRFESPAGYEPVGNEKIIWTDGLVVEVHELPHTQFLTMASSGLPMGAEVRRGRTTFRLFAPRAKSVAVGYGTKPDGTDFSKHALQCSDAVSWELEVAEDLSGSYYWFYVDGDNSEGTAHFDGSFPVLDPYAKACLGHRGPGIVVSPERLQKSPSQFQGPAWHDMVIMEAHIRDLACHAPIELTARERMGYAGVRKWLKAEASYLREIGVNTIELQPIQEFDNRAPEDYHWGYMTVNYFSPESSYAQSPESASQVEEFKALVRDFHDEGMALILDVVYNHVGEPNHLLFIDKFYYFHTDEANDLVNWSGCGNDLRCDTPMARRLIVESLKHLVEVYDVDGFRFDLAELIGIEVLREIEKELKAIKPTLVLIAEPWSFRGHIQDELRETGFASWNDGFRESMAKYICGNGNQEGIAYFLSGSPSTSRFVAQSINYTESHDDYCWLDRITERPKHDGSNPTVLDRRRTHLMAAVLFASLGVPMISAGQDFLRSKRGIHNTYQRGDLNALDYNQRLMYAGTHAYFSAWIRFRLSSEGEALRYNGGLRDGYMQFYHVDGSSAVLASYNHDRSRNVPRLLFGVNPHFEYASIECEMVGDLKFVQIADHERFDPAGLKVACIPLGEGRVHLPPLSCGLWIVQG; this is encoded by the coding sequence ATGCAGGCTGCTTCTCGGAAAATCGCCCACGCTTTTTGGGAATCGAAGGATTCCGGGATAATCATTCTTTCGAAGGACTGGCGCTCGACCACCAGTCTGCCGCCGCTGTTGTTGGGGCCGCGCGAGCTTCGATTCCGGCGCCTGGAGCGCCTGAGTCCGGAACGCAGTGGTCGCTATTGCCGCTATTTCCGGCGTAAGAACAGCTGGTATTTCACCATCCAGTCCCAGCGGTATCCGGAACTGCTGGACCGGAAGGTGAGGGTTTTTCTGGGGGGCGATTTCAATGGTTGGGGGGATGCGATTGGGCAGAGCCAGTGGGAGTTGCTTCCGGACACGGATGCTGCGGAAACGACTTATGAACTGCGGGTTCCACTGAAATTGTTGCCGCGCGCGAAGGTGTCGCAGTTCAAGTTCGTCACGGAAGACGGTGTCTGGTTGGATGCGCCTGAGAGTGCGCCGAACCGTGTGTACGCGCAAGACGGGGTCTGCAACTTTGTCTTCAATCCGGACCAGAGCGGGAAACATATCTTCCGTTTCGAGTCTCCGGCAGGATATGAGCCGGTGGGCAACGAGAAGATCATCTGGACGGATGGGTTGGTTGTCGAGGTGCACGAACTGCCGCATACGCAGTTCCTTACGATGGCTTCAAGCGGCTTGCCTATGGGCGCTGAGGTGCGTCGAGGGCGGACGACTTTCCGCTTGTTCGCACCGCGGGCCAAATCCGTCGCAGTTGGCTATGGGACGAAACCGGATGGGACGGACTTTAGCAAACACGCGCTCCAGTGCAGCGATGCGGTCTCCTGGGAGCTTGAGGTGGCGGAGGATCTCAGTGGCTCGTATTATTGGTTTTACGTGGATGGAGACAATTCCGAGGGTACCGCGCATTTCGACGGGAGTTTCCCCGTGCTGGATCCTTACGCAAAGGCCTGTCTCGGCCATCGTGGTCCGGGGATTGTCGTGTCGCCGGAGCGCCTGCAGAAATCACCGAGCCAATTTCAGGGCCCGGCTTGGCATGATATGGTCATCATGGAAGCCCATATCCGTGATTTGGCGTGTCACGCACCGATCGAATTGACGGCGCGCGAGCGCATGGGCTACGCCGGGGTCCGAAAATGGCTTAAGGCCGAGGCCTCTTATTTGAGGGAGATCGGCGTGAATACGATCGAGTTGCAGCCGATTCAGGAGTTCGATAACCGGGCGCCGGAGGATTATCATTGGGGCTACATGACGGTGAATTATTTTTCGCCGGAAAGCAGTTACGCCCAATCGCCGGAGTCCGCCTCGCAAGTGGAGGAGTTCAAAGCACTGGTCCGGGATTTTCACGATGAAGGCATGGCGCTCATTCTGGATGTCGTCTACAACCATGTCGGGGAGCCCAACCATCTGCTCTTCATCGACAAGTTCTATTATTTCCATACGGACGAAGCCAATGATTTGGTGAACTGGAGCGGCTGCGGGAATGACTTGCGCTGTGACACGCCGATGGCTCGTCGCCTGATCGTGGAAAGCCTCAAGCACTTGGTCGAGGTCTATGATGTGGACGGCTTCCGCTTTGATTTGGCCGAGTTGATCGGCATCGAGGTACTGCGGGAAATCGAAAAGGAACTGAAGGCGATCAAGCCCACACTTGTGCTGATTGCGGAACCCTGGAGCTTTCGGGGGCATATCCAGGACGAATTGCGCGAGACCGGTTTTGCTTCATGGAATGACGGATTCCGGGAATCGATGGCGAAGTATATTTGTGGTAATGGCAACCAGGAGGGAATCGCTTATTTTCTATCGGGGTCGCCCTCCACCAGCCGTTTTGTGGCCCAGTCGATCAATTATACGGAATCGCATGACGATTACTGCTGGCTCGACCGTATCACCGAGCGTCCCAAACATGACGGTTCCAATCCCACCGTGCTGGACCGGCGCAGGACCCATCTCATGGCAGCTGTACTCTTTGCGTCGTTGGGTGTGCCCATGATTTCGGCCGGACAGGACTTTCTTCGTTCCAAGCGCGGGATTCACAATACTTACCAACGAGGGGACCTCAACGCACTCGATTACAACCAGCGACTCATGTATGCGGGGACACACGCATACTTTAGCGCTTGGATCCGGTTCCGCCTGTCATCCGAAGGAGAGGCGCTGCGCTATAACGGGGGCCTTCGCGACGGTTACATGCAGTTCTACCATGTCGATGGCTCCAGTGCCGTGCTGGCTTCCTATAATCACGACCGGAGCCGGAATGTGCCTCGTTTGTTATTCGGAGTGAACCCGCATTTTGAATATGCGAGCATTGAATGCGAGATGGTCGGGGATCTGAAATTTGTGCAAATCGCCGATCATGAGCGGTTCGATCCGGCCGGACTTAAGGTGGCTTGTATTCCCCTCGGCGAAGGGCGGGTCCATCTGCCGCCCTTGAGTTGCGGACTTTGGATCGTGCAGGGCTAG
- the mnmA gene encoding tRNA 2-thiouridine(34) synthase MnmA, translating into MKKILVALSGGVDSAVAAVLLKEQGYDVSGAYIRTWMNEEMPLADCPAQQDIEDSRTVAAHLGIDYEIVNLVNEYREHVVHYLVEGYKEGITPNPDIMCNREMKFGIFRNYALKQGFDGIATGHYVRKLENPDGSQDLYEGLDKNKDQTYFLALVRQEQIRQALFPVGELEKPKVRELAEKFKLPNATKKDSQGICFLGDMNINRFLEYYIEDKPGNIVNPEGKILGQHRGLHRYTMGQRRGIGVPSNTDNEFYVVVGFNMDRNELVVAFESPEAPGLYTSEVEVFGLSYVNKGVTEERELLAKPRYRDPSQRARFIPTGEKRARILFEEPQRALAAGQILALYDGDKLLGGGFYR; encoded by the coding sequence GTGAAGAAGATACTGGTCGCTTTATCGGGTGGCGTGGATAGCGCCGTCGCCGCAGTGCTGCTCAAAGAGCAGGGTTACGACGTATCCGGCGCCTATATCCGGACTTGGATGAACGAGGAGATGCCGCTGGCCGATTGCCCGGCCCAGCAGGACATCGAGGATTCCCGGACAGTCGCCGCACATCTGGGCATCGACTACGAAATTGTCAACTTGGTGAACGAGTACCGGGAGCACGTGGTGCATTACCTCGTGGAAGGCTATAAAGAGGGCATCACCCCGAACCCGGACATCATGTGCAACAGGGAGATGAAGTTCGGTATTTTCCGGAACTACGCCTTGAAACAAGGCTTCGACGGCATCGCAACCGGTCATTATGTGCGCAAGCTGGAAAACCCGGACGGCAGCCAGGACCTCTACGAGGGCCTTGATAAAAACAAGGACCAGACCTATTTCCTCGCCTTGGTGCGACAGGAACAAATCCGTCAGGCCCTATTCCCGGTTGGCGAACTGGAAAAGCCGAAAGTCAGGGAACTCGCCGAAAAGTTTAAGCTTCCCAATGCGACCAAAAAGGACAGCCAAGGCATCTGCTTCCTCGGCGACATGAACATCAACCGCTTTCTGGAATATTATATCGAGGACAAACCCGGCAACATCGTGAATCCGGAAGGCAAAATCCTGGGCCAACACCGGGGCCTGCATCGGTACACAATGGGCCAGCGCAGGGGCATCGGTGTTCCCTCGAACACCGACAATGAATTTTATGTGGTCGTCGGATTCAACATGGACCGGAACGAACTGGTCGTCGCCTTTGAAAGCCCTGAGGCTCCGGGACTCTATACCAGTGAAGTCGAGGTCTTCGGTCTCAGCTACGTCAACAAAGGCGTCACAGAGGAACGCGAACTCCTCGCCAAACCACGATACCGGGACCCGTCGCAGAGGGCCCGCTTTATCCCGACCGGCGAAAAACGGGCCCGCATCCTCTTCGAGGAGCCACAACGTGCCTTGGCAGCAGGTCAGATCCTCGCACTCTACGACGGTGATAAACTGCTGGGCGGCGGCTTCTACCGCTGA
- a CDS encoding DUF7305 domain-containing protein — protein sequence MPTKTAHIHARHSNSGSALITAVIFSFIIGMLAVTFLKLATHEYRAAVRSTLYSSSFNLAESGVELGVEALADNEPDSSTWSKSVSNYLVDRGFVGDVRLVIFDALTLDPTIYAEGTISGHDAGAVTKQVKAKLNAGFYPYEKGFSARNGIVLTGNNVMLDSYNSNYGAYGESTNLDAPDGYGVAGLNKNDIVTVASDTVNAVDEGGVDQGNADVYGYVAVSPDSVVSIGPNGMVTSYDSETHDESRVSSDFYADFPPMYEPGGSYDDSSYTSINSSDLIVGTVDNEETEAVETTQYSISEISLSGGGDTLVIKNNVTIIMTGDISVTGQGEIILGGYFMDTTVNGETVEGGGSYVGQDPVEGASYVSGQLTIYTSEDITIGGGGVTNSSGIPSDFVVYGTAEETVASDGTISASQDISITGNGVLAATVYAPAADVDMSGGGNSGNVFGAVVGFTAKISGNSSFHFDEALMGTVVTNGTYTIKTWLEMTGTTASTKPLDLDPYFSEAAL from the coding sequence ATGCCCACGAAGACAGCCCACATACATGCCCGCCACAGTAATTCCGGGTCGGCCCTGATCACTGCAGTCATCTTTTCGTTCATCATCGGAATGCTTGCGGTCACCTTCCTTAAGTTGGCGACCCACGAGTATCGCGCGGCTGTTCGCTCGACCCTTTATTCCTCTTCTTTCAACCTGGCTGAGTCCGGGGTGGAATTAGGGGTGGAGGCCTTGGCTGACAATGAGCCCGATAGCTCGACTTGGTCAAAATCCGTCAGTAACTATTTGGTCGACCGTGGATTTGTCGGAGACGTCCGGCTGGTCATTTTTGACGCCTTGACTCTGGATCCTACAATCTACGCCGAAGGTACAATCAGCGGACACGACGCGGGGGCGGTGACGAAGCAAGTGAAAGCAAAGCTGAACGCCGGGTTTTATCCCTATGAAAAGGGTTTCTCCGCTCGGAACGGGATTGTCCTAACCGGCAACAATGTGATGCTGGACAGCTACAATTCGAATTACGGTGCCTATGGGGAGTCGACCAATCTGGATGCTCCGGACGGCTATGGTGTCGCCGGTTTGAACAAAAACGACATCGTCACGGTGGCCAGTGACACGGTGAACGCTGTGGATGAAGGTGGTGTTGACCAAGGGAACGCAGACGTTTATGGCTACGTGGCGGTGAGCCCGGATTCGGTTGTTTCGATCGGTCCGAATGGTATGGTGACGAGTTATGATTCCGAGACACATGACGAGTCACGTGTGAGCAGTGATTTCTATGCGGATTTTCCACCGATGTATGAGCCGGGCGGAAGTTATGACGATTCTTCTTACACCAGCATCAACTCGTCGGATTTGATTGTTGGCACGGTCGACAATGAAGAGACGGAAGCCGTGGAAACGACACAATATTCGATTTCCGAGATCAGCCTTTCAGGGGGCGGTGATACCTTGGTGATTAAGAACAATGTCACCATTATCATGACCGGCGACATTAGTGTTACCGGTCAGGGTGAGATTATTCTTGGCGGTTATTTCATGGATACAACCGTCAATGGGGAGACGGTTGAGGGGGGCGGAAGCTATGTGGGGCAGGATCCTGTCGAAGGGGCCAGTTATGTTTCGGGGCAACTGACGATCTATACTTCTGAGGATATCACAATCGGCGGTGGTGGCGTGACCAACTCCTCCGGTATCCCTTCGGATTTTGTCGTGTACGGAACCGCCGAGGAAACGGTCGCGAGTGACGGCACGATCAGTGCCTCACAGGATATTTCGATCACCGGCAACGGTGTTTTGGCTGCCACCGTCTATGCGCCGGCTGCGGATGTGGACATGAGTGGAGGGGGCAATAGTGGAAATGTGTTTGGCGCGGTGGTTGGCTTTACGGCCAAGATTTCGGGTAACAGTTCCTTTCACTTCGACGAAGCCTTGATGGGCACGGTCGTCACAAATGGGACCTATACGATCAAAACCTGGCTGGAAATGACCGGTACGACCGCATCCACCAAGCCTTTGGACCTCGATCCCTACTTCTCTGAAGCTGCTCTTTGA
- a CDS encoding pilus assembly FimT family protein has product MTTSSKFTLPAFKTVRKRGYTLVEIMVAVSLLALFMGSMIPSFTFFTKSISGLGNYSIMSQESRSALERYARDLHTAESLTTATSNQVTMVLPDEFNNDTVTYLYDSDKKTVTRTQSSSSGADVSKVLFEDVSFFKMVYYNRLGVDISDHASILTETKSVQVNAKLLKKVIVTETTDYIISARFLMRNI; this is encoded by the coding sequence ATGACTACATCCAGTAAGTTTACCTTACCTGCCTTCAAAACGGTGCGAAAGCGTGGATATACCCTTGTGGAAATCATGGTGGCCGTGAGTCTTCTGGCCCTGTTCATGGGGTCCATGATCCCGTCTTTTACTTTTTTTACCAAGAGTATCAGCGGGTTGGGGAACTATTCGATCATGAGTCAGGAGAGCCGTAGCGCGCTGGAGCGATATGCCCGGGACCTCCATACGGCCGAGAGTCTCACGACCGCGACCAGCAACCAGGTTACGATGGTGCTGCCAGACGAGTTCAACAATGACACGGTGACCTACCTTTATGATTCAGACAAGAAAACGGTCACCCGGACCCAGAGCAGCAGTTCCGGCGCGGATGTGTCGAAGGTCCTGTTTGAGGATGTGAGCTTTTTCAAGATGGTTTATTATAACCGCTTGGGCGTCGATATCTCGGACCATGCTTCGATCCTGACCGAAACCAAGAGTGTTCAGGTGAACGCGAAATTGCTCAAGAAGGTTATCGTGACCGAAACGACCGACTATATCATCTCGGCCCGTTTCCTCATGCGTAATATATAG
- a CDS encoding type IV pilus modification PilV family protein, protein MLPRLQAKAKDGFTLLELLIALFIFALVMISGFGCLRMGMNQVDNARHETRASQIMQSEIERLRSLAWANLISMPSTEETVDLSTHFSELSNTAYTNYTLKRLVSGSGNSRKITLTISWTDIAGRDHSKIYVTQYAKGGIYDYIQ, encoded by the coding sequence ATGTTACCACGACTTCAAGCCAAGGCGAAGGATGGTTTTACGCTCCTGGAGCTGCTCATCGCGTTGTTCATATTTGCCCTCGTTATGATTAGCGGCTTTGGCTGTCTCCGGATGGGCATGAATCAAGTGGACAATGCCCGTCATGAAACCCGCGCGTCGCAGATCATGCAGAGTGAGATTGAGCGTCTGCGCTCCCTTGCATGGGCCAACCTGATTAGCATGCCTTCAACGGAAGAGACCGTCGACCTCTCCACTCATTTCTCGGAGCTGAGCAATACGGCCTATACCAACTACACACTCAAGCGATTGGTGTCCGGTAGCGGAAACAGCCGCAAGATTACCCTCACCATTTCCTGGACGGATATCGCTGGCCGAGACCACAGTAAAATTTATGTCACTCAATACGCGAAAGGAGGCATTTATGACTACATCCAGTAA
- a CDS encoding exodeoxyribonuclease III — translation MTPRKLLSWNVNGLRAVLKKGFDAFLSESQPDLICLQETKISSDLCDDFAFAGYPHVYWNCAEKKGYSGTALISRTQPRSVSYGIGAAEHDGEGRVITADFGAYYLVTVYTPNAQNHDENGRPRRLDYRTLEWDVAFLDHVKSLESEKPVIFCGDLNVAHREIDLANPKTNRKNAGFTDEERAGFDQIMAAGFVDSFRHLYPDLKDRYSWWSYRAAARARNVGWRIDYFCLSQSLADKIEDATILDSVMGSDHCPVGLELKAL, via the coding sequence ATGACACCTAGAAAACTACTCTCCTGGAATGTGAACGGCCTCCGCGCGGTCCTGAAGAAAGGCTTTGATGCATTTCTCAGCGAAAGCCAACCCGACCTGATTTGCCTGCAGGAAACCAAAATTTCCTCCGACCTGTGCGATGATTTTGCATTTGCCGGCTACCCGCATGTTTACTGGAACTGCGCCGAAAAAAAAGGATACTCGGGCACCGCGCTCATCAGCCGCACCCAACCACGGTCCGTCTCATACGGCATCGGAGCTGCGGAGCATGATGGCGAGGGCCGCGTCATCACGGCGGACTTCGGAGCCTACTACCTCGTCACGGTCTACACCCCCAATGCACAGAACCACGATGAAAATGGCCGTCCGCGACGCTTGGACTACCGGACACTAGAGTGGGACGTCGCCTTCCTCGACCATGTAAAGTCGCTCGAGTCCGAAAAACCGGTGATCTTCTGCGGCGACCTGAACGTGGCCCACAGGGAAATCGATCTGGCCAATCCAAAGACCAACCGCAAAAATGCAGGATTTACCGACGAGGAACGGGCCGGATTCGATCAGATCATGGCAGCCGGCTTTGTCGACAGCTTCCGCCACCTCTACCCGGACCTGAAAGACCGCTACAGTTGGTGGTCCTACCGGGCCGCAGCTCGTGCCCGCAACGTGGGATGGAGAATCGACTACTTCTGTCTCTCGCAAAGTCTGGCCGACAAAATTGAGGATGCGACCATTCTGGACTCGGTCATGGGTTCCGATCATTGTCCGGTGGGACTGGAACTCAAGGCGCTCTAG
- a CDS encoding PilW family protein gives MYRNIRTHRSLQRKTGMTLVEVMVATSVAGMLTAGVFAFFLTNYKIGFVNQERNRINADLRSLTGQLIRDGRQANYFTLYLSTALDDHDAPGDRLSDSQSGDLLVFVDSEAADSTLASSEISRIVCYFRDSGGDDELVPVRRYERTFSPATNEDLESLIPDDAVLSGAEEVIEFSKGLADGHLFYNFWGRSVMVNGQIYHGNAAKRVTETYNFTISPRG, from the coding sequence ATGTATCGGAATATTAGAACACACCGCTCCTTGCAGAGGAAAACGGGTATGACGCTGGTTGAGGTCATGGTCGCCACTTCAGTGGCCGGCATGTTGACTGCCGGCGTCTTCGCTTTCTTCCTGACCAACTATAAGATCGGGTTTGTGAATCAGGAGCGCAACCGGATCAATGCGGACCTACGCAGTTTGACTGGACAGTTGATCCGAGACGGACGACAGGCCAACTATTTCACACTTTATCTCTCGACTGCCTTGGATGACCATGACGCACCTGGAGATCGGCTCAGTGACAGCCAATCGGGAGATTTGCTGGTCTTTGTCGATTCGGAGGCTGCGGATTCGACTTTGGCGAGTTCGGAAATCAGCCGCATCGTATGCTACTTTCGTGACTCGGGTGGTGATGACGAGTTGGTCCCGGTGCGCCGATATGAACGGACTTTTTCCCCTGCCACGAATGAGGATCTTGAAAGTCTGATTCCTGATGATGCGGTATTGAGTGGGGCCGAGGAAGTCATCGAATTTTCCAAAGGCTTGGCCGATGGGCACCTTTTTTATAACTTCTGGGGCCGTAGTGTGATGGTCAACGGTCAGATCTATCATGGGAATGCAGCCAAGCGTGTAACCGAAACCTATAATTTTACAATTTCACCCCGTGGCTAG
- a CDS encoding type IV pilus modification PilV family protein, translating into MCVSVLKKQGQLGFTLVEVMVSIAVFALVAGGIATTTMMTSRIAYENIYENTAYMVVQAYAEQIKSISFARIEAALENPGLYDIPTETLHLGEDISGEDLKKADPLIFGVPLEKEIVVDLDRDAGGGENARTMRLWILPTGRDLGVDTSCWDSIEVTLDFEWEVVAGGMKHINEGAIRLVKTNVSEY; encoded by the coding sequence ATGTGTGTGTCTGTCCTTAAAAAACAAGGTCAACTTGGATTCACTTTGGTGGAAGTCATGGTGAGTATTGCTGTCTTTGCGCTCGTGGCAGGTGGCATCGCCACGACGACGATGATGACCAGTCGGATCGCCTACGAAAACATTTACGAGAACACAGCCTACATGGTGGTGCAAGCTTACGCGGAGCAGATCAAAAGTATCAGTTTTGCCCGGATCGAGGCGGCCTTGGAGAATCCGGGCCTGTACGACATCCCTACGGAAACGCTGCATCTGGGCGAAGATATAAGCGGGGAAGACCTAAAGAAAGCGGACCCCCTTATCTTCGGGGTTCCCTTGGAAAAGGAAATCGTGGTCGATCTTGACCGAGATGCCGGCGGCGGGGAGAACGCCCGGACCATGCGCTTGTGGATACTGCCTACGGGGCGTGATCTAGGAGTAGATACCAGCTGCTGGGACTCAATCGAGGTGACGTTGGACTTTGAATGGGAAGTCGTGGCCGGTGGTATGAAACATATTAACGAAGGGGCGATCCGCCTTGTGAAGACAAATGTATCGGAATATTAG